The DNA window TCTGAAAACGTAAAGCTTGCTTCATTTCTTCAAGTCTAAGGCCATTTCCGTAGAGTTGAGATAAGTTTAAAACCACAGCATGATCAATTTTAAAATGCTCCATCCAAGCCAGCTTCTCGTCTAAAAAGAAACTAGAATCTGTAATGGGACGATTCCAATCCTTTTGAAGCATAAATTTTCGGTCTTTATCGACCCAAAAAATTCCTTTATTTTTCATGAATTCAGGAATCTCTTCAGGATAAGGAAGCAGATGTGAGTGACCGTTTATTCTTAGTTTGCGTTTTTCTTTCATAAGTTCTACTGAGCGGAATTGAAGCGTTTCATTAACGTTATTTGTCATTACTGCAAAAACAGAAATCTATTGTAATTAAAATTAGTCTTCTAATTGTACTTTTTTTGGTGGTTGCATGACTTCGCCACAATTCGGGCAACTACGCTTGTCTGTATCACCATAATATTTGTCAAAAATGGCAGGCATATCGGTTTCAATATTATCTAAAGTAAAGTCTTCTTCATACAATTTGGTCGTGCAGTTTTCACAAAACCATAATAAAGCATCTTGTACGCCTTCATCACGTGGATATTCAATAACTAAACCTACAGTATTAGCACCTCTTTGCGGAGAATGCGGCACTTTTGGAGGTAATAAAAAGATCTCTCCTTCTCTAATATGAATGTCTTTTGGTGTGCCTTTATCAATCACTTTTAAAACGATATCACCTTCCACTTGATAGAAAAATTCTGGCGTTTCATTGTAGTGATAATCTTTTCTACTGTTTGGTCCTCCAACAACCATAACGATAAAATCACCATCTTTCCAAACCACTTTATTACCAACTGGAGGCTTTAAAAGGTGTCGGTTTTCTTCAATCCAAGCTTTAAAATTTATTGGTGGAAATAATTTACTCATCGTGTTTTATTTTGGGCGTTACAATTTACTTATACCTACAAGGTTTTTAAAACCTCGCAGGATGCAAATTGTCAGGCTTTTCACT is part of the Psychroserpens ponticola genome and encodes:
- a CDS encoding 3-hydroxyanthranilate 3,4-dioxygenase; this translates as MSKLFPPINFKAWIEENRHLLKPPVGNKVVWKDGDFIVMVVGGPNSRKDYHYNETPEFFYQVEGDIVLKVIDKGTPKDIHIREGEIFLLPPKVPHSPQRGANTVGLVIEYPRDEGVQDALLWFCENCTTKLYEEDFTLDNIETDMPAIFDKYYGDTDKRSCPNCGEVMQPPKKVQLED